The sequence TGTTGGGATAGTGTAAGCTAACAGATAGTGTATCGAAAGGCACTTTGGAGCAATTACAGATAGAAAGCTGCCATCTTTTAGGATGGAAGTAGGGTGGAACCGCGATTATTCGTCCCTATGTTTGCCAGAGCAAACATAGGGACTTTTTTTATGAAAAAAGGAGACTATTATGGAAAAAAAATTGACCGTTCAAGAAATGATTCAAACATTACAAAGCTTTTGGTCGAAACAAGGCTGTATGTTGATGCAGTCGTATGATACTGAAAAAGGGGCTGGAACGATGAGTCCCTATACATTTTTACGAGCAATTGGCCCTGAGCCGTGGAATGCTGCCTACGTTGAGCCTTCGCGCAGACCAGCCGATGGAAGGTATGGGGAAAATCCAAACCGCCTATATCAACATCACCAATTTCAAGTGGTAATGAAACCTTCTCCAGAAAATATTCAAGAACTATACTTAGAAAGTTTACAATTGCTCGGGATTGATCCTTTAGAGCATGATATTCGCTTTGTAGAAGACAACTGGGAAAATCCCTCAATGGGATGTGCGGGTCTTGGCTGGGAAGTTTGGCTAGACGGTATGGAAATCACACAATTCACTTATTTCCAACAAGTGGGTGGCTTAGAATGTCATCCAGTTACTTCTGAAATTACTTACGGTCTAGAAAGACTAGCATCTTACATTCAAGAAGTGGAAAGTGTCTATGACTTAGAATGGACACATGGTGTGAAATACGGAGAAATTTTTATTCAGCCAGAGTTTGAACACTCTAAATATTCTTTTGAAGAAAGCAATCAAGAGATGTTGCTTGATTTATTTGATATGTACGAAAAAGAAGCCAAACGTTGTATCGAATTAAATTTGGTACATCCTGCATATGATTTTGTACTAAAATGTAGTCACACGTTCAACTTATTAGATGCTAGAGGAGCAGTTTCAGTGACCGAAAGAGCTGGTTTTTTATCACGCATTCGTTCAATGGCTCGTCAATTAGCAAAAGCTTTTGTGGCAGAACGTGAAAAGCTTGGTTTCCCACTTTTGAATGAACAAGCAGATGCAAAGGAGCGAAAATAACATGTCAAAAAATTTTTTGTTAGAAATTGGATTAGAAGAAATTCCTGCACATGTAGTGACTCCTAGTATGGAACAACTACAAAAGAAAATTGAGAGCTTTTTAAAAGAAAATCGCTTAGTATTTGAGCGCACAATTGCCTATTCAACCCCCCGAAGATTAGCAGTAAAAGTCGTTGGACTAGCCCAAAAACAAGCAGATATTGAAGAAGAGGTCAAAGGCCCTGCCAAAAAAATTGCGTTAGATGCAGATGGCAATTGGAGTAAAGCAGCACAAGGATTTGTACGAGGACAAGGGGTTACTACGGATGATATCACGTTTAAAGAACTAAAAGGCGTAGAGTATGTCTATGTAGAGAAGTTTGTCAAAGGGCAAGATGCAAGTGAGGTGCTGAAAGCTTTACCAAAAGTCATTACAAGTTTAACTTTTCCCATTAGTATGCACTGGGCGAATTATCAGTTGAAATATATTCGACCAATTCATTGGTTGATTGCTCTTTTAGATGATGAAGTGATTCCTTTTGAAATTTTAGATATTAAGACGGGGAATGTTTCAAGAGGACATCGTTTCTTAGGCAAAGATGTAGAAGTTAAGCATGCAGATGATTATGAAAAGGCGCTTGCTAGTGAATATGTCATGGTAGATCCTGTTAGTAGAAAAGGAAAAATAATAGAACAAATTACGAGTATGGCAAAACAAAATCATTGGGAGGTAGTGCTGGATGCTTCTTTATTAGAAGAAGTCAATAATCTAGTTGAATACCCCACTGCGTTTGCGGGTTCGTTTGATGGAAAATATCTCAATGTTCCAGAAGAAGTGCTAGTGACTTCTATGAAAGAACATCAACGTTACTTTGAAGTTCGAGATGAAAAACAAGCATTACTACCTTATTTTATTTCAGTTCGCAATGGGGACGAGAATCATATTGAAAATGTGGTGAAAGGAAATCAGAAAGTTTTAACAGCACGTTTAGAAGATGCTGAGTTTTTCTATCAAGAAGATCAAAAGATTAGTATAGAAACCTGTGTGGAGAAATTAAAAAATGTGACTTTCCATGAGAAAATTGGAACAATCTATGAAAAAATGCAAAGAGTAGGGAAAATTGCAGAAATTATTAGTGCACAAGTTGGTTTATCACAAGAAGAAGCAGCTCACTTAAAACGAGCAAGCAGCATCTATAAGTTTGACTTGGTGACAAACATGGTGGGAGAATTTCCTGAATTACAAGGAATTATGGGAGAAAAATATGCTTTGTTACAAGGAGAAAATGCTGCGGTAGCAAGAGCGATTCGAGAACATTATATGCCTAACTCTAGTAACGGGGAACTGCCTAAGTCAAAAATTGGTGCACTCCTTGCAATTGCCGATAAATTAGATAGTGTGTTGAGCTTCTTTTCTGTTGGCATGATCCCAAATGGTTCAAATGACCCTTATGCATTACGCCGTCAAACTTATGGCATCATTCGTATTGTGGAAGAAAAGGGATGGAAGTTCCCAATAATCCACTTGCACAAACAAATCGTTGCGTGCATTAATAAAAGTCAAGATGAGTATGGGATTGCCTTTTCAAATGAAAATATTGAGATTATAGAGTTTATCCGTGCTCGAATGAAACAAAGGCTTTCTGCTTATGATATTCGACATGATGTAATAGAGGCTGCAGTCTATGCAGAGCAAGATGATGTGCAAAAAGTTTTTGAAGCAGCTAAGATGTTAAAAGAACATTTGAATGACGACGACTTTAGAGGATCAATTGAAGCCTTGACACGTGTGATTAATTTGGCCAAGAAAGCTGAAATTGAAACAGTTACAGTCAATCCAAATTTATTTGAAAATCCATCTGAAGAACGTCTATTTAGGGAAGTAGCGCATGTGAAAAAGGGGTATAAAGATTTTACATTGAATGAAAAATATATGGCTTTAAAAAATTTAAGACCCTATATTGCAACATATTTCGATGAAACTATGGTGATGTCAGAGAACAAAGAAATCAAAAAAAATCGTTTGGCCCAATTAAAAGAAATTGCACGATTAGTTCAAAATTTTGCTAGTCTCGATTTGTTGGTCGTTAAATAGTCAAAAAGGACCGTCAACGTTTGGGATAACAATCAAAATGATTGTTATCTCATTTTTTTAGCTAATTTTCATTTATTATTGTTGATAAACTTGCTTTTTTAGGTTTACAATAGTAGAATCATAAAAAAACGAT is a genomic window of Vagococcus entomophilus containing:
- the glyQ gene encoding glycine--tRNA ligase subunit alpha, which translates into the protein MEKKLTVQEMIQTLQSFWSKQGCMLMQSYDTEKGAGTMSPYTFLRAIGPEPWNAAYVEPSRRPADGRYGENPNRLYQHHQFQVVMKPSPENIQELYLESLQLLGIDPLEHDIRFVEDNWENPSMGCAGLGWEVWLDGMEITQFTYFQQVGGLECHPVTSEITYGLERLASYIQEVESVYDLEWTHGVKYGEIFIQPEFEHSKYSFEESNQEMLLDLFDMYEKEAKRCIELNLVHPAYDFVLKCSHTFNLLDARGAVSVTERAGFLSRIRSMARQLAKAFVAEREKLGFPLLNEQADAKERK
- the glyS gene encoding glycine--tRNA ligase subunit beta, translated to MSKNFLLEIGLEEIPAHVVTPSMEQLQKKIESFLKENRLVFERTIAYSTPRRLAVKVVGLAQKQADIEEEVKGPAKKIALDADGNWSKAAQGFVRGQGVTTDDITFKELKGVEYVYVEKFVKGQDASEVLKALPKVITSLTFPISMHWANYQLKYIRPIHWLIALLDDEVIPFEILDIKTGNVSRGHRFLGKDVEVKHADDYEKALASEYVMVDPVSRKGKIIEQITSMAKQNHWEVVLDASLLEEVNNLVEYPTAFAGSFDGKYLNVPEEVLVTSMKEHQRYFEVRDEKQALLPYFISVRNGDENHIENVVKGNQKVLTARLEDAEFFYQEDQKISIETCVEKLKNVTFHEKIGTIYEKMQRVGKIAEIISAQVGLSQEEAAHLKRASSIYKFDLVTNMVGEFPELQGIMGEKYALLQGENAAVARAIREHYMPNSSNGELPKSKIGALLAIADKLDSVLSFFSVGMIPNGSNDPYALRRQTYGIIRIVEEKGWKFPIIHLHKQIVACINKSQDEYGIAFSNENIEIIEFIRARMKQRLSAYDIRHDVIEAAVYAEQDDVQKVFEAAKMLKEHLNDDDFRGSIEALTRVINLAKKAEIETVTVNPNLFENPSEERLFREVAHVKKGYKDFTLNEKYMALKNLRPYIATYFDETMVMSENKEIKKNRLAQLKEIARLVQNFASLDLLVVK